Proteins found in one Miscanthus floridulus cultivar M001 chromosome 4, ASM1932011v1, whole genome shotgun sequence genomic segment:
- the LOC136550715 gene encoding cysteine-rich repeat secretory protein 4-like, which translates to MKKLVPSRERRLCGRTSSLWTTASPTSGHAWLFVVDAVLVSSHHARSPHRRQLACWVCANAEELYTPVKTLCPAKGGNFSAGSMFQVNRDGLLHSLSTAGSATNTGFLNTTFGKPNDQVFGVIMCFADTAWADCKKCLDRAPSYVCTACPSGRTGALLYRECLLRYSDECFASIYTDQHEQAWWESLSVYVDDMVSMNNTRWKMMNRLIAQAAAAPLLRYALDNNESYKDPTTGVGVHGLVQCRRELTPSGCTFCLHALVLEAFPNNTAASLRSFSCYVKYDQEPITLMTVPEPPPDEEAPPPPDPPSTKNPPIGC; encoded by the exons ATGAAGAAACTGGTGCCTTCGCGCGAACGTCGTCTCTGTGGACGAACGTCGTCTCTGTGGACGACAGCTAGCCCCACCAGCGGCCATGCATGGCTGTTCGTGGTTGATGCCGTCCTCGTATCTTCCCACCACGCTCGTTCTCCTCACCGCCGCCAGCTTGCTTGCTGGGTGTGTGCTAATGCTGAGGAGCTTTACACTCCGGTGAAGACGCTCTGCCCGGCGAAAGGGGGCAACTTCAGCGCCGGCAGCATGTTCCAGGTGAACAGAGACGGTCTCCTCCACAGCCTCAGCACCGCCGGCTCCGCCACAAACACCGGGTTCCTCAACACCACCTTCGGCAAGCCGAACGACCAGGTCTTCGGAGTCATCATGTGCTTCGCCGATACCGCCTGGGCCGACTGCAAGAAATGCCTGGACAGGGCACCTTCCTACGTATGCACGGCGTGTCCGAGTGGCCGGACCGGGGCGCTCCTGTACAGAGAGTGCCTTCTCCGCTACTCCGACGAGTGCTTTGCCTCCATATATACCGACCAACATGAACAAGCGTGGTGGGAGTCCTtgagcgtgtatgtggatgacatggtgaGCATGAACAATACTCGGTGGAAGATGATGAACAGGCTCATCGCCCAAGCCGCCGCAGCACCACTACTTCGATACGCCTTGGACAACAACGAAAGTTACAAGGACCCGACGACTGGTGTTGGTGTGCACGGGCTCGTGCAGTGCAGGAGGGAGTTGACGCCGTCCGGGTGCACTTTCTGCCTCCATGCCCTCGTGCTGGAAGCCTTCCCGAACAATACCGCTGCTTCTCTGAGGTCGTTCAGCTGCTATGTCAAATACGACCAGGAGCCGATCACGCTGATGACGGTGCCAGAGCCACCACCTGACG AAGAGGCTCCACCGCCTCCGGATCCTCCCAGCACAAAGAACCCGCCGATCGGTTGCTAG